From a single Gimesia fumaroli genomic region:
- a CDS encoding SGNH/GDSL hydrolase family protein, whose protein sequence is MNNKKYTLCFVFLSSVSLSLIYMTVLRPIYEYNLDRIYDLRQVPIEYRVSLQEDFIDRTYENNAVLLLGDSQPYGYRHVPKRIFSRLLSQKLGKKVFNLAFADKSITDNINTLNYIVSKKMRFDSVIFNVNQAHPKSPTSQRLDLINETDYKLGIVQNRKAFEIFIEYFNPKADYTRGFFQQEISPDYYNMPLKNFSIYLGKVEQLISLAKLASNNVIIYETPYAEEDVKRLQLDMSDMEMFTNDIKRICSKHRVVFLKPNISKIEYFDDLVHFSKKGHVKMAQILYETIQNNQKTRYQEVLKANQLSSNQSTRSLTR, encoded by the coding sequence ATGAATAACAAAAAATATACTCTTTGCTTTGTATTTCTAAGTTCTGTCAGTTTGAGTCTAATTTACATGACAGTGTTGAGGCCTATCTATGAATATAACTTAGATAGAATTTATGACTTAAGACAGGTTCCTATTGAATATAGAGTATCGCTACAGGAAGACTTTATAGACAGGACATATGAAAACAACGCGGTTCTTTTGTTGGGAGATTCACAACCTTATGGGTATAGACATGTACCGAAAAGAATCTTCTCTCGACTTTTATCTCAGAAGCTTGGCAAAAAAGTATTTAATCTTGCCTTCGCAGATAAAAGCATTACTGACAATATCAATACTTTGAATTATATCGTCAGCAAAAAGATGAGATTTGACAGCGTTATTTTCAACGTAAATCAAGCCCATCCCAAAAGTCCAACTTCACAGAGATTAGACCTCATAAATGAAACTGATTACAAGTTGGGAATAGTTCAAAACAGAAAAGCGTTTGAAATCTTTATCGAATACTTTAATCCCAAAGCAGATTATACAAGAGGTTTTTTTCAACAAGAAATATCACCTGACTATTATAATATGCCATTAAAGAACTTTTCAATTTATCTAGGTAAAGTCGAACAATTAATCTCACTAGCAAAATTAGCATCGAACAATGTAATAATATATGAAACACCATATGCTGAAGAAGATGTCAAAAGACTTCAACTAGATATGAGTGACATGGAAATGTTTACGAACGATATCAAAAGAATTTGTAGTAAGCATAGGGTGGTGTTTTTAAAACCTAATATTAGTAAGATCGAATATTTTGATGATCTGGTTCATTTCAGCAAAAAAGGCCATGTAAAAATGGCACAAATCTTATATGAAACAATTCAAAATAATCAGAAAACAAGATATCAGGAAGTTCTGAAGGCGAATCAACTCAGCTCTAACCAATCAACCCGCTCACTGACCCGCTGA
- a CDS encoding SGNH/GDSL hydrolase family protein, with product MRASFSLLSFMLVVCVSYLSTGFAADARQSESVAQRLVLKEGDRIVLIGNTFADQMRLYNYLETLLTSQADVKGLTFRNLAWSGDTLNLQPRPLNFGSLDDHLKQQKADVILACFGMNESFDGQEGLKAYTEHWEQFLKHLASQKYNDASAPRVVMISPIAHENMGPPFPDPAKHNQSLSAYTRAMQVIAEKHQVPFVDLFTETKKRMAQNPSQKLTRNGIHLNEYGYWAVSQFIASELLGKKIQSSQLLVDMQAKTVAATNATISQQTFEPERIQFTFKASTLPIPAAPESAIVDTDLQAAQPRLTVKHLPDGKYRLLVNGTTITEASAADWSCGLFLQNLPAQAQVNELRSHIDRKNELFFYVYRAHNAEYIFGRRTKPFGAVSFPPEMLTFAALIEGRESKIGSQDRPQEETRWQLVRIE from the coding sequence ATGCGAGCCTCGTTTTCACTGTTGAGTTTCATGCTGGTTGTCTGCGTCAGTTATCTGTCAACAGGTTTTGCGGCAGACGCGCGGCAAAGTGAATCTGTAGCGCAACGACTGGTTTTGAAAGAAGGAGATCGGATTGTCCTGATCGGGAATACGTTCGCCGATCAAATGCGATTGTATAACTATCTGGAAACGCTGTTGACGTCGCAGGCGGATGTCAAAGGACTCACGTTTCGCAATCTGGCCTGGTCGGGCGATACTCTGAATCTGCAGCCGCGACCGCTCAATTTTGGTTCGCTCGATGATCATTTGAAACAGCAGAAAGCCGATGTGATTCTCGCCTGTTTCGGCATGAATGAATCGTTCGACGGGCAAGAGGGTTTAAAGGCGTATACGGAACACTGGGAACAGTTTCTCAAGCATCTGGCTTCACAAAAATATAATGACGCTTCCGCACCGCGGGTGGTCATGATTTCTCCGATCGCGCATGAAAACATGGGCCCGCCCTTTCCCGACCCCGCGAAACATAATCAGAGTTTGTCGGCGTATACGCGGGCAATGCAAGTGATTGCAGAAAAACACCAAGTTCCGTTCGTGGACCTCTTCACAGAGACGAAAAAACGGATGGCTCAAAATCCTTCGCAGAAATTAACCCGCAATGGCATTCATCTGAATGAGTACGGCTACTGGGCGGTCAGTCAATTTATCGCCAGTGAACTGTTGGGAAAGAAAATTCAGAGTTCCCAATTGCTGGTCGATATGCAAGCCAAAACAGTCGCTGCCACGAATGCCACAATCTCTCAGCAGACATTCGAGCCAGAGCGAATTCAGTTTACCTTCAAAGCGAGTACCCTGCCGATTCCTGCGGCTCCGGAATCGGCGATTGTGGACACTGACTTACAGGCGGCACAACCTCGTCTGACTGTCAAGCATTTACCGGACGGCAAATATCGTCTGCTAGTCAACGGGACAACGATTACCGAAGCCAGCGCAGCCGATTGGAGCTGCGGTCTGTTTTTGCAGAACCTACCTGCGCAGGCGCAGGTGAATGAACTCCGGTCGCACATCGACCGAAAGAACGAACTGTTTTTCTATGTCTATCGTGCCCATAACGCAGAATATATTTTCGGCCGTCGTACCAAGCCCTTTGGTGCGGTCTCATTTCCTCCCGAGATGTTGACCTTTGCCGCGTTGATCGAGGGACGCGAGTCCAAGATCGGAAGTCAGGACCGGCCTCAGGAAGAAACACGCTGGCAACTGGTGCGTATTGAATAA
- a CDS encoding IS3 family transposase, with protein MRSDRRRVVVKRLQVSYAESERRVCKALNFPRASHRYQSVRDERAELRIRLRDLASTRVDFGYRRLHIFLLREGWKVNHKLVYRLYIEEGLQMRRKRPRRNRSCQVRVTRPKASCTNESWSMDFMSDQLFDGKRFRLLTLVDNFSRESLAIRVGTRMTGDDVVAALERVKEVRGCPQSIRVDNGPEFISKSLDWWAYFNKVTLDFSRLGKPTDNAYIESFNGRVRQECLNQHWFLSLADAQEQIDQWRLDYNENRPHSSLGNQTPVEFAKKSCPARRA; from the coding sequence ATGAGGTCCGATCGTCGTCGAGTAGTGGTGAAACGGTTGCAAGTCAGTTATGCCGAAAGTGAACGTCGTGTTTGTAAAGCCTTGAACTTTCCGCGAGCTAGCCACCGTTACCAAAGTGTTCGAGACGAGCGGGCCGAATTACGAATCCGGTTACGTGATCTTGCCAGTACCCGTGTGGATTTCGGTTATCGGCGGTTACATATTTTCTTGTTGCGTGAAGGATGGAAAGTAAATCATAAGCTGGTTTACCGACTTTATATCGAAGAAGGCCTACAAATGCGTCGAAAACGTCCACGGCGGAATCGAAGTTGTCAGGTCCGAGTAACGCGACCGAAAGCCAGCTGCACTAATGAGAGTTGGAGTATGGACTTCATGTCCGACCAACTGTTTGACGGGAAGCGATTCCGGCTGTTAACGTTAGTCGATAACTTTAGTCGTGAGAGTCTGGCCATTCGGGTCGGTACCCGGATGACGGGGGATGATGTCGTAGCAGCTCTGGAGCGAGTCAAAGAGGTTCGGGGCTGTCCTCAATCGATTCGCGTGGATAACGGTCCTGAGTTCATTTCGAAGAGCCTGGACTGGTGGGCTTACTTCAACAAGGTAACTCTGGATTTTAGTCGGCTTGGAAAACCGACGGATAATGCGTATATTGAATCGTTCAACGGACGGGTTCGCCAGGAATGTTTAAACCAGCATTGGTTTTTAAGCCTGGCAGATGCTCAGGAACAAATCGACCAGTGGCGGCTGGACTACAACGAAAACCGCCCACATAGCTCACTGGGAAATCAGACCCCGGTGGAGTTTGCGAAAAAATCATGCCCGGCGCGCCGGGCATGA
- a CDS encoding isochorismatase family protein — protein sequence MPTASLHHRRHFLNTVFQGCAAGSLFPAFSTLLADERSQSTRQIPAVPGKLLIHLRKRTAKAPLKAINDTAEWDASETAIIICDMWADHPCKLAAQRVDRMAPRMNQVVSLARDQGVAIIHAPSGGIQLYEETPFRKRIKEAKPSKPPVPIQGWCYLNPEKEPPLPVDDTVKRSTESSLRGCDDPIADYKKNTDRHEHPAIKMVGYDVVSANGQEIYNFLEQEQRKNIVLMGVHTNMCVLGRPFGIRQMSYLSKNVVLCRDLTDALYDPRDRPFVSHTRGTEMIIEHIETHWCPSILGRDLTKVIPGSNNPVS from the coding sequence ATGCCCACTGCATCTCTCCACCACCGACGTCATTTTCTGAACACTGTTTTTCAAGGCTGCGCAGCCGGCTCCCTGTTCCCCGCATTTTCCACACTACTGGCTGACGAACGTTCTCAGTCAACACGTCAGATTCCCGCGGTTCCGGGTAAGCTCTTGATCCACCTGAGAAAACGGACCGCCAAAGCACCTTTGAAAGCAATCAATGATACGGCGGAATGGGACGCTTCAGAAACCGCCATTATCATCTGCGACATGTGGGCCGACCATCCCTGTAAGCTGGCTGCGCAGCGGGTGGACCGGATGGCGCCGCGGATGAATCAGGTTGTCTCACTGGCCCGCGATCAGGGCGTCGCCATCATTCACGCTCCTAGTGGCGGGATTCAATTATACGAAGAGACGCCGTTTCGCAAACGGATTAAAGAGGCCAAACCATCGAAGCCCCCCGTTCCGATTCAAGGCTGGTGTTACCTGAACCCGGAAAAAGAACCGCCGCTGCCTGTGGATGACACAGTAAAACGTTCCACGGAATCGAGTCTGCGGGGCTGTGATGATCCGATTGCCGATTACAAAAAGAACACCGACCGCCACGAACACCCGGCGATTAAGATGGTCGGCTACGATGTGGTTAGCGCTAACGGTCAGGAGATCTATAATTTTCTGGAACAGGAACAGCGCAAGAACATCGTGCTGATGGGCGTGCATACCAACATGTGCGTTCTGGGTCGCCCGTTTGGAATTCGCCAGATGAGCTATCTGAGCAAGAACGTGGTCCTGTGCCGCGACTTGACCGATGCACTCTACGATCCCCGTGACCGTCCCTTTGTCAGTCATACCCGGGGCACGGAAATGATTATCGAACACATCGAAACGCACTGGTGCCCTTCCATCCTGGGTCGCGATCTCACCAAAGTTATTCCAGGCTCGAACAATCCGGTGTCTTAA
- a CDS encoding IS4 family transposase yields MPFISASHSNAASFSLFKRSMMQNASLPLSDVIDDQRWQQTFDEHEINFGSGEDDVYTPAITLWALISQVFFSGEQRSCKAAVIRVASLCAALGRRVCSTNTSAYCRARLKIPFIVIRDIVQQIAADAEAACDQNRVQTREQSAARLSPSSIADVKSRSTGGRILLVDGFTITAADTPENQRAYPQNPTQKPGLGFPVLRCVSLISMTTGLLVDLVSGPYSGKGSGETALFWQMRDALRPGDTLVADSYYCTYWLVSACRARGVQILMKNHHLRDDHPQNARRLSKRERLVTWSRPLQRPAWMTRQEFWQQPLTLTLRLVDVQISQPGYRAKTFTIATSITDRKAYPARWIAAVYQSRWLIELDIRSIKCSLGMDILRAKSPDMVLTELWSCLLAYNLIRLKMLQSSLSTDRDPRSLSFATTQQMLAASWLLGAVTKLTDELVALGQQVPSSERVGHRTGRTEPRANKRRTKVLALLKQPRYHYHQQRKAIV; encoded by the coding sequence ATGCCATTTATATCAGCTTCCCATTCGAATGCAGCATCATTTTCTCTTTTCAAACGTTCGATGATGCAAAATGCTTCGCTTCCGCTATCTGATGTGATTGATGACCAGCGCTGGCAACAAACCTTTGATGAACACGAAATCAATTTTGGTTCCGGCGAGGATGACGTTTACACACCCGCAATCACGCTCTGGGCCTTAATTTCTCAGGTCTTCTTTTCCGGCGAGCAACGCAGCTGTAAAGCGGCCGTGATCCGTGTTGCCAGCCTGTGTGCCGCGCTGGGCCGACGGGTTTGCAGTACGAATACCAGTGCTTATTGTCGGGCGCGACTCAAAATCCCGTTTATCGTCATTCGAGACATTGTCCAACAAATTGCCGCTGATGCGGAAGCGGCCTGTGATCAGAATCGTGTCCAGACCAGAGAGCAGTCGGCGGCACGCCTCAGTCCTTCCAGCATCGCTGATGTGAAATCACGGAGCACCGGCGGTCGCATTCTGCTGGTTGACGGCTTCACCATCACGGCCGCCGATACTCCTGAGAATCAGCGTGCCTATCCACAGAACCCGACTCAGAAACCGGGGCTCGGGTTCCCCGTTCTACGCTGCGTTTCTCTGATCTCGATGACAACCGGACTGCTGGTGGATCTAGTGAGCGGGCCTTACAGCGGAAAAGGCAGTGGCGAAACGGCCCTGTTCTGGCAAATGCGCGATGCACTCCGACCGGGAGATACCCTGGTGGCAGACTCGTATTACTGCACGTACTGGCTGGTGAGTGCGTGCCGTGCGCGGGGCGTGCAGATTCTGATGAAGAATCATCACCTGCGTGACGATCATCCCCAGAACGCGCGGCGGCTGAGCAAACGGGAGCGACTGGTGACCTGGTCACGACCATTGCAACGTCCTGCCTGGATGACCCGTCAGGAATTCTGGCAACAACCGCTGACGCTCACTCTGCGTCTGGTCGATGTGCAGATCAGTCAGCCGGGGTATCGCGCCAAAACGTTTACGATTGCCACCAGCATCACAGATCGGAAAGCATACCCGGCGCGCTGGATCGCCGCCGTGTATCAGAGCCGCTGGCTGATCGAACTGGATATTCGCAGCATCAAGTGTTCGCTGGGGATGGATATTCTGCGTGCGAAGTCTCCGGACATGGTGCTCACCGAACTCTGGTCGTGCCTGCTGGCGTATAATCTGATTCGGTTAAAAATGCTGCAAAGCAGTCTCTCAACAGACCGTGATCCGCGTTCCCTCTCGTTTGCCACCACGCAACAGATGCTGGCTGCCAGTTGGTTGTTGGGAGCCGTCACGAAGCTCACGGATGAGTTGGTTGCACTCGGACAACAGGTCCCCAGCAGCGAACGTGTGGGGCATCGCACTGGTCGAACAGAACCCAGAGCCAATAAACGCCGCACCAAAGTGCTGGCTTTGCTGAAGCAACCAAGATACCATTACCATCAACAACGGAAGGCAATCGTATGA
- a CDS encoding IS4 family transposase produces MPRTKRAKIKEQEITGLKYFRQLGSLLQELHDVGCERDRAGNRSLHMDQYCTMILLYLFNPIVTSLRGLQQASELKKVQKKLKCPRASLGSLSESVAVFDSERLKPIIATLGDKLAPIAKDSRLQDIKHTMTLVDGTVITALPRIAQASFLETQSGHSNLMNWTLHTHFEVDCHVPTRIDVTPTGGGEFDERAVLDRAVESDRTYVMDRGYAKFELFNQIVESGSSYVCRIRDNSVYDVLSEQELTDADRAAHVMSDEIIQLGSTQAKSKPNHQLRLIQIEMEPHQKRTRYGGKSTGPNCDGVLRIATNLLDVPAEIIALMYRYRWTIEIFFRFFKHMLGCRHLLSRSQNGIEIQTYCAIIACMLISLWTGRKPSLRTYEMICWYFTGMCDEEELLAHISRLQKQND; encoded by the coding sequence ATGCCACGAACGAAGCGCGCCAAGATTAAAGAACAGGAAATCACCGGCCTGAAGTATTTCCGACAGTTGGGAAGCCTGCTGCAGGAACTGCATGACGTCGGCTGTGAACGTGACCGCGCTGGCAATCGCAGTCTGCACATGGATCAGTATTGCACGATGATCCTGCTCTATCTTTTTAATCCCATTGTGACGTCTCTACGCGGTCTGCAGCAGGCCAGTGAACTCAAAAAGGTCCAGAAAAAACTGAAGTGCCCCCGCGCTTCTCTTGGCTCGCTCTCTGAATCCGTGGCTGTCTTCGATTCGGAACGACTGAAGCCGATCATCGCCACCCTGGGTGACAAGCTGGCGCCAATTGCGAAAGACAGCCGACTGCAGGACATCAAGCATACGATGACCCTGGTTGATGGAACCGTAATTACCGCGTTGCCCCGCATCGCCCAGGCTTCATTTCTCGAAACACAATCCGGTCATTCCAACCTGATGAACTGGACGCTGCATACGCACTTTGAAGTGGACTGCCACGTGCCGACACGAATCGACGTCACTCCCACCGGCGGAGGAGAATTCGACGAACGAGCCGTGCTGGACCGCGCCGTTGAATCGGACCGCACATATGTGATGGATCGCGGTTACGCGAAATTCGAACTCTTTAATCAGATTGTCGAATCTGGCAGCAGCTACGTCTGCCGGATTCGTGACAACAGTGTCTACGACGTTCTATCAGAGCAGGAACTGACAGACGCAGACAGGGCCGCTCACGTCATGAGTGATGAGATCATTCAACTGGGATCAACTCAAGCGAAATCAAAACCCAATCATCAGCTCCGGTTGATTCAGATCGAGATGGAACCACATCAGAAGCGAACTCGCTATGGCGGCAAGAGCACGGGGCCTAACTGCGATGGCGTGTTGCGGATCGCGACCAATCTGCTGGACGTTCCCGCTGAAATCATTGCGCTGATGTATCGTTATCGTTGGACAATTGAAATCTTCTTCCGTTTCTTCAAGCATATGCTGGGCTGTCGTCACCTGTTGAGCAGATCGCAAAACGGCATCGAGATTCAGACTTACTGCGCGATCATCGCCTGCATGCTGATCAGTCTGTGGACGGGTCGCAAACCGTCGTTACGCACCTATGAAATGATCTGCTGGTATTTCACCGGCATGTGTGACGAGGAAGAACTGCTGGCGCACATCTCCCGGTTGCAAAAACAGAACGACTGA